The Megasphaera stantonii genome includes a window with the following:
- a CDS encoding ShlB/FhaC/HecB family hemolysin secretion/activation protein gives MTKIMYATMMFSLALACPALAQSPIPTFDKEAVTVHPYNRTGRQDVIVDEATSEAYLPGNTGTDREPAFFVRQITLTGFPLPDEQGRLKEIVNAYSGRSVKVSELKELTDAITKYAKSSGYTVAQAVVPPQEIAGGQLEIKVYVAAYDEVRITQNTSDVADSVLQGYLYRLKQGEVMTDRELELAMNNLNDLPGVTARAVLRPGREEGTTSVDVEVERRPVWNNYVFTDNGGGYYSGRYRYGFHTEINNPGGDGDKVTLSGMMSSHDVKNYSVRYETPAGRGGTRLGAAFSQSEYELHTNSLYTSLGRSRGISLYGMTPLYRDRMNRLTAMYGYDRRDMEDSYRFRTASWPELKVGKRADVWHAGLSGSQYYPNEFTQYDLIYWYGDMDTDGGAYYDGAYHKLTGSLLKIWYDGLWNYRVRFQGQLANRALDGSEQFYLGGMNGVRAYGNNDGYGDAGWLGSVEIRRQTGVEGLEAAAFIDEGYGNNKAVGYSEHLSGWGLGLRYSKPNDWYVQLDWARKIDGRRDWSEPTDHDDRWWFQVYKMF, from the coding sequence ATGACAAAAATCATGTATGCAACGATGATGTTTAGCCTGGCTTTGGCTTGTCCGGCGTTGGCCCAGTCGCCTATACCGACGTTTGATAAAGAAGCCGTGACGGTTCATCCGTACAATCGGACGGGCCGGCAGGATGTCATAGTCGACGAGGCGACGTCTGAGGCCTATTTGCCCGGCAATACGGGGACGGATAGGGAACCGGCTTTTTTTGTCCGCCAGATTACTTTGACGGGATTTCCTCTTCCCGACGAACAAGGAAGGCTGAAAGAGATAGTGAACGCTTACAGCGGCCGCAGCGTCAAGGTATCGGAGCTGAAAGAGCTGACCGATGCCATTACGAAGTATGCTAAGAGCAGCGGCTACACCGTAGCCCAGGCTGTCGTACCGCCGCAGGAAATCGCCGGCGGGCAGCTGGAAATCAAGGTTTACGTCGCAGCGTATGATGAAGTGCGCATTACGCAGAACACGTCAGACGTGGCCGACTCGGTCCTGCAGGGGTATCTGTACAGGCTGAAACAGGGGGAAGTCATGACCGACAGGGAATTGGAGCTGGCGATGAATAATCTCAACGACCTGCCCGGCGTGACAGCCCGCGCCGTCCTCCGTCCCGGCAGGGAAGAGGGAACGACGTCTGTCGACGTGGAGGTCGAGCGGCGGCCCGTGTGGAATAACTACGTCTTTACCGACAATGGCGGCGGCTATTACTCCGGCCGGTACCGCTACGGCTTTCATACGGAAATCAACAATCCCGGCGGCGACGGCGACAAGGTGACCTTGAGCGGCATGATGTCCAGTCACGACGTCAAGAATTACAGCGTCCGCTACGAAACGCCGGCAGGCCGCGGCGGCACGCGTCTCGGCGCGGCGTTCAGCCAGAGCGAATACGAGCTTCATACGAACAGCCTGTATACTTCCCTGGGAAGATCGCGGGGCATCAGCCTCTATGGCATGACGCCCTTGTACCGGGACCGCATGAACCGCCTGACGGCTATGTACGGCTACGACCGCCGGGATATGGAAGACAGCTACCGCTTCCGGACTGCGTCCTGGCCGGAGCTCAAGGTCGGCAAGCGGGCCGACGTCTGGCATGCCGGGCTCAGCGGCAGCCAATACTATCCGAACGAGTTTACCCAATACGACCTGATCTACTGGTACGGCGACATGGATACGGACGGCGGCGCATACTATGACGGTGCGTACCATAAATTGACGGGAAGCCTGCTGAAAATATGGTATGACGGCTTGTGGAATTACCGCGTCCGCTTTCAGGGGCAGTTGGCAAACCGGGCGCTGGATGGCAGCGAGCAGTTTTACCTCGGCGGCATGAACGGCGTCCGGGCCTACGGAAACAACGACGGCTACGGCGACGCCGGCTGGCTGGGCAGCGTGGAAATCCGCCGGCAGACAGGCGTCGAAGGTCTGGAAGCGGCGGCCTTTATCGATGAAGGCTACGGCAATAACAAGGCGGTGGGATACAGCGAGCATCTGTCCGGCTGGGGCCTGGGCCTGCGCTACAGCAAGCCCAATGACTGGTACGTACAGCTCGATTGGGCCCGTAAGATCGACGGCCGCCGCGACTGGTCGGAGCCGACAGACCACGACGACCGCTGGTGGTTCCAGGTCTACAAGATGTTTTAG
- a CDS encoding C-GCAxxG-C-C family (seleno)protein: MESVYKLAEQYHLEGNNCVESVVKACNDSMNLNLPDVAIRMACGLGGGIGRSGCVCGALSGSCLIISALVGRLDPSEKELPEVYQYTHEFHDRFKAHFGTTCCRALNRLSFGTPEYRKQCINITATAADMVSDFIEEKGLLKK; the protein is encoded by the coding sequence TTGGAAAGTGTATACAAGCTTGCCGAACAATATCATTTAGAAGGAAATAACTGCGTCGAATCGGTCGTCAAGGCCTGCAACGACAGCATGAACCTGAATCTTCCCGACGTAGCCATCCGCATGGCCTGCGGCTTGGGCGGCGGCATCGGCCGTTCGGGCTGCGTCTGCGGCGCATTGAGCGGCTCCTGTCTGATTATCAGCGCCCTGGTTGGCCGTCTCGACCCGTCGGAAAAGGAATTGCCGGAAGTATATCAATATACCCACGAATTCCACGACCGTTTCAAGGCTCATTTCGGCACGACCTGCTGCCGGGCCCTGAACCGCTTGAGCTTCGGCACGCCGGAATACCGCAAGCAGTGCATTAACATCACGGCGACGGCTGCCGATATGGTGTCGGACTTCATCGAAGAAAAAGGCCTGCTGAAAAAATAA